A window of Epinephelus moara isolate mb chromosome 15, YSFRI_EMoa_1.0, whole genome shotgun sequence genomic DNA:
CGTATATTCCCCCGTCCCTTCCCGAGGACGAAGACTCCATTTTCGCCCACTACGAGTCAGGCATCAACTTCGACAAgtatgatgacatcatggtggaCGTCAGTGGAACCAACCCACCACAGGCCATCATGGTGAGAAGTAGGGTCGCAGCGGAATACTGGTTTCAAGGCATACTGTGATGTAAAAGTTGACCATTATCGTACCGTGTCCATTTGCTTATTTACAAAATGCAGGTGtataaatgaaattatttttaaagttttagatTATTATCCAAGATAAAGTCTCGCAGGTTAAGGGCACGttgaagacctgaacacaagtTGAAGTCAGAGCCTCATCCTGCATTACAAAAGTATGAAACTTCCTTCCTTTCTCCTTCAGACTTTCGACGAGGCAGCATTGTGCGAGTCCCTGAGAAAAAACATCAAGAAGTCTGGTTACGTGAAGCCGACCCCTGTGCAGAAGTACGGCATCCCCATCATCTCTGCCGGCAGAGATCTCATGGCCTGTGCCCAGACTGGATCTGGTAAAACGGTGAGACGACACTTGACTTGACGTGTGCTCGTGGGCAGAGTATAAATGCAGATTTCCCTCCATGCAGGCTGCGTTCCTGCTCCCCATTCTGCAGCAGCTGATGGCAGACGGTGTGGCAGCCAGTAGCTTCAGCGAGCTGCAGGAGCCTGAGACCATCATCGTGGCCCCGACCAGAGAGCTCATCAACCAGATCTTCCTGGAGGCCAGGAAGTTTGCCTTTGGGTATGTTTAGATCCTTAATCACACAGCAAGATGTTAAATACACTCCTGGTTTCTAATCTAAGTTCTGACTGTTGCAGGACATGTGTGCGTCCAGTTGTGGTGTATGGTGGAGTCAGCACTGGACACCAGATCAGAGAGATCTGCAGGGGCTGCAATGTGGTGTGTGGAACACCAGGGAGGCTGTTGGATGTGATCGGACGAGGAAAGGTAAACTACTATAGAGTTGTTTATGTCGAAGTTGTACTTAGTTAAAGGCTGAAACTGTGACTGAGTGGTGTGTGTGCTCCAGATTGGGTTGAGTAAGCTGCGCTACTTGGTGCTGGACGAGGCAGACCGGATGCTGGATATGGGCTTTGAACCTGACATGCGCCGTCTGGTGGGCTCCCCTGGAATGCCACCCAAAGAGAGCCGCCAGACTCTGATGTTCAGCGCCACCTACCCCGAGGACATCCAGAGGTTTGCTCCCCCGTCAAACACATCTGTATGTGTTGATCTCAGCTCGGCATGTGTGAATATGGACGTGTGTTTTTTGCAGGATGGCTGCCGACTTCCTCAAGACTGACTATTTGTTCTTGGCTGTGGGTATTGTGGGCGGAGCCTGCAGTGACGTGGAGCAGTCATTTGTGCAAGTCACCAAGTTCTCCAAGAGAGAGCAGCTCCTCGACCTCCTCAAGACGACTGGTATGGTTTATTTTGTAGCCATTTTGCCAGTCGTTTGGTTTCCAGTGTTCGGAACAACCTCAATATAAGAGATAAGAATCCTGGCAGCTAAAAGAAGACGCTAAAAACAAGTGGCTGAAGAAGTTAACAGTACTGCTGCTTAACTGTCATACagccgcccgccactagtgggtgctacagagccgtcagacagcgGTCCCCCTCCCTGTGGTAATGCTcaagtagactggagttttaaaacagcactgtGGGAAAGTGAAGAGATGTCCTCTCTCAAAACCAGCCGGTTTGGCAGCACTTCAGtctagaaaatgaattcagcagcaatttatcttttttaagtCGAATAATTCGATTACTAAAAAGGGCTACATGTCATGAATTAGTGGCATGGGCTCTATTAACAGCCACAGCCGTGCATATTTGTCGCACGAAATGACAGCTGTTCTGTCGGAGAACCACGTCGGTGCGAGACAGTCTGTAAAACTGCACTTCTTCTCTGCCGTATTTTTAAGTGACAGATCTAATGAGTGGTGGAgcgggcacagatatgcaaactGATTGAAGGGTGTTTCTGCAGTGAGCGGAGTCTCCGTAATTATGGCAGCGATGACGCTGAGTGACAGACCTGCCATTATGTGACATTCTCCGCTTGATTTAATATTTCTCCATTATGTCTCGTTATGTCACCACCACGCTACTGAGAATGCTGATAAATTCGTAAGGTAGCACCTTGTAGTGAGCTACTTCCCAACACTGATTATTCCTGACAGCATGAGAAATAGCGACGTAGCATGAGTGCGTATGAAATCGGTCATTAGCGTGACTGGTTGACAGCTGACTCTCAAAAAAGGAAACACGTGTTGCCCATTTCTCTCATTTCAGATACTTATTTCCTCTCATATATTGTTGTTAAATAAAGCTAAAGTAATCTTATAAAAACACGCAGTATTTCTTAACTGATTAATCGCCAGAATAATCGATAGAATACTCAGTTACTAAAAGAATCGATAGCTGCAGCCCTAGTTGTGATTTCCCTTTTTAGACTTGTCGACTAGTCTTGATTATAATTGTCAtttagtcgacagggaaatGAGTCGTGCTGATTGTCTTACAGTCCTGATGTTGACGCCTGGTGTTTGCAGGAACGGAGCGCACCATGGTGTTTGTGGAGACCAAGAGACAAGCTGATTTCATCGCCACTTATTTGTGCCAGGAGAAGGTTCCAACTACGAGCATCCACGGGTGAGTGGCTCATCCAGGACGCTATGACTTAAGTTGTAAGGCAGTTAGTCATGTGTGGTgtggtgttgttgtgttgtgtgtcagGGACCGTGAGCAGCGGGAGAGAGAGCAGGCTCTGGCTGACTTCCGCTCTGGCAAATGTCCCGTCCTGGTGGCAACTTCTGTCGCTGCCCGCGGTCTGGATATTCCCGACGTACAGCACGTGGTGAACTTTGACCTCCCCAACAACATCGACGAGTACGTCCACCGTATTGGGAGAACTGGCCGCTGTGGGAACACTGGGAGGGCAGTGTCTTTCTACGACCCAGATAATGATAACCAGTTGGCCCGCTCTCTGGTCACGATCCTGTCCAAGGTGAGACATCCACAGCGCAGGCTTTGTACATGTGTGGGCACAGCCAGTGTCGGCCATctttgattgtgtgtgtggactGGTTGACAGGCTCAACAGGAAGTGCCCGCGTGGTTAGAGGAGTCAGTGTTCAGCGGCGGGGGCGGAGGCTCAGGCTTCAACGCCCCCAGGAAGAGCTTTGCCTCCACAGACTCCAGGAAGGTAACTGGACTGACTCTTCTGTCCTCACTGTGTCCTCACTGTGTCCTTGTCCTCACTgtgtcctctctgtgtgtcctcagggAGGATCTTTCCAGGACAACAGTGTGAAGAGTCCTCCAGCTGCTCAGACGGCTAATGATGATGAAGAGTGGGAATAGAGGACGATCAGATCAGAGCAGCACTCATTCACACATTGACCtgagttatttttcttttccagtGTTCAGCTTGTTGGAGTTTTATCTAAGCATTTGTGTttataaaaagaagaagaagaaaaaaagttaaaaacgtCCAGCGAGAtgtgaaacaggaaacaggttCCTCTGATCTTCACTGAGCGACATATTGTGGAAACTTTACTTTTGAATCATCACTAACGTGTAACATGGTTAATAAGGAAACTGTGTGTCTGACCAAAGGTCAAACTGAAGCGTGTCATTTTCTAACTATGTTTTGTTTCATACAAAGATAGAgacactaataaataaaaacatgttcaaaGCAAAGCctccttttattgtgaaatgtgtTGAATGGAAGGTCATTAGGACCTGGTTAATGTTTCCAAAGCATTTAATCCTCTGAGGTGAGTTCTCCCTGAAAGACCCAGAGGACGTTTTATAAATCAAGAACTCTCTGGATTACACTCTTAATGTGCCATCAAATAAAAAGCGGCTTAGAACGACTGTAGTCTGACACGGCGTTGTGCGTGtgaaccacttttttttttcagtctttcaCCTGGAGGAAGGAGATGAtgtagcagcagtgcagtaactcctgtaaatacaaacaaacgGCATGGCGACTGAGAAggtaccgatggatttccagattgtaCTCCGACAGCTAAAAGAGCGAAACATTTAAActgccaaaatcaaaaataaataaatgaaatcataaagaaagaaatgtagaaataaaatgcCCAATTATCAAATGTGCCGggtaatttgaaaataaatattcacagaaatatgaaaaataaatacaattatttttatacattgtaaatacagaaataaataaatacaattatttttatacattgtaaatacagaaataaatagggaaataaatgaaaaataaaaaaatgggaaataaataaaaactagggaaatgaatgaaaacaaattaaaacaaatagggaaataaatgaaaaataaaaaaatagggaaataaataaaaacaaatagggaaataaatgaaaacaaaaaataggGAAATAACTAAAtagggaaataaatgaaaacaaataaataaatggggaaataaatgaaaacagcaataaataaatagggaaataaatgtaaaaagaaattaatacGGAAAATAAGTAatttgtcacataaataaataaattttatttattcatttttgtatttctgtgcatatttatttattttcaaattaaccTGCACATTCATTTGATAACTGGGCATTTTATTTCTACATCTCTttgtgatttaatttatttatttttgattttggcagTTTCAGCCCTTCATACATGAAGACTCCACTCTCTTCACTCTGCCTCTGAGGTGGCGTGTGTCGTCTCCATAGCAACGGTGAATGAGGCACGTGGCAACTGTAGTAATTACGTCAGttggacaaataaataaaacgtaGCTGGTCGAGTTAAAGTAGTCCGTGTAACATAAGACGCGGATTGATACAGTACCCACTATGAAGCACACGGCACTGCGCACTGATTTCCTCTGCTTCTTGTGTAGCCCCGCCCACTCTGAGCGGGCCGCTCTCCCATTGGTCAGctacatgttttctgtttcaaaCTTCAAGCTTCACCCGGAAGTGATGCGAATAACTGAGCCGTACATGGAGAAACCGCTTCAAACTTAACAGCTATGCGCAAATATAGAAATATTTAACAGTCAGAAAACGCGTCACTCGGTTTGACAGCACGGGGAAATATTTAGTAGCTCAGGAGGCTGAATATTTGAGCTCAGTACGGCACAGTAACTGAAGCTGTTCA
This region includes:
- the ddx4 gene encoding probable ATP-dependent RNA helicase DDX4, which translates into the protein MDEWEEEGTTTSTIAPTSQGDTWNTGGEFSRGRGGRGRGRQGGFKSSFSSGGDENGNDQDTWNHAGGDRGGFRGRGGRRGRGRGFGGTDGSEFSGDDNGVCENGFRGGSRGGRGGRGFRQGGDQGGRGGFGGGYRGKDEEVFAKGDDRDPEKDAGDGDKPKVTYIPPSLPEDEDSIFAHYESGINFDKYDDIMVDVSGTNPPQAIMTFDEAALCESLRKNIKKSGYVKPTPVQKYGIPIISAGRDLMACAQTGSGKTAAFLLPILQQLMADGVAASSFSELQEPETIIVAPTRELINQIFLEARKFAFGTCVRPVVVYGGVSTGHQIREICRGCNVVCGTPGRLLDVIGRGKIGLSKLRYLVLDEADRMLDMGFEPDMRRLVGSPGMPPKESRQTLMFSATYPEDIQRMAADFLKTDYLFLAVGIVGGACSDVEQSFVQVTKFSKREQLLDLLKTTGTERTMVFVETKRQADFIATYLCQEKVPTTSIHGDREQREREQALADFRSGKCPVLVATSVAARGLDIPDVQHVVNFDLPNNIDEYVHRIGRTGRCGNTGRAVSFYDPDNDNQLARSLVTILSKAQQEVPAWLEESVFSGGGGGSGFNAPRKSFASTDSRKGGSFQDNSVKSPPAAQTANDDEEWE